The Anoplolepis gracilipes chromosome 17, ASM4749672v1, whole genome shotgun sequence genome window below encodes:
- the Rsph3 gene encoding radial spoke head protein 3 homolog isoform X4 — MPAGISALAPSTDAESFEHEAKNPPAFTILQKDGLDSSLPLLHINEDDGMNAPRFTNLNNMKNAMKNDLYNCRRISKSNEHLVLANLQSNQTNPLKKKQQSKSQDNLNEERPPIIKPNVILSTEDFNEVLNAKLKKIQEQTEAEQGRRSPKKSISPQKKPFITTVRTGEFLMPPPEVAALLGIAPSGNDEELVDGCPIKSRFKPLVSLAKRPEVRHSSHNARCPAALKATVDFSLGMMNATTIATASTLDERARRFKRSEPPRFPQTPRALPKKLAPIEGMMNMLPRLRGEQPIPFGNIMFDRRVARGSTCAPVPALIDGEQSIAARQAEARRRHLARKRAQIQACRALVARTGSPPPVPGRKHEPVQTEIFLEELAEKPDESEVATQTDYFLEKPEPPSYYPSKIGQDACTQIEPGELFDYDTEVQPILEVLVGKTIEQALIEVLEEEEIATLKEQQRRFHELHAAEKAEEQRLAEEERRRREEKDRRLKQQEENIKTQQETEERVAAAVLLTGYIAELLPAVLEGLKMSGYLLDEIKAGS; from the exons ATGCCAGCCGGTATTTCGGCTCTGGCGCCGTCGACGGACGCGGAATCTTTCGAACATGAGGCAAAGAATCCGCCAGCCTTTACGATCCTACAGAAGGATGGCCTGGACTCGAGTTTGCCGCTTTTACATATCAACGAGGATGACGGAATGAACGCGCCGCGCTTTACCAATCTCAACAACATGAAAAATGCAATGAAGAATGATCTCTACAACTGTAGACGTATCAGCAAATCCAACGAACATCTGGTTCTGGCTAATCTACAATCAAACCAAACCAATCCTCTGAAAAAGAAGCAGCAAAGCAAAAGTCAAGATAACTTAAACGAGGAAAGACCGCCTATAATTAAGCCTAACGTCATCCTATCCACGGAAGATTTCAATGAGGTGCTTaacgcaaaattaaaaaaaatacaggaGCAAACCGAGGCAGAGCAAGGTCGCAGATCGCCCAAGAAATCTATCTCGCCCCAGAAAAAGCCATTCATCACGACCGTAAGGACGGGAGAATTTCTAATGCCTCCGCCGGAAGTGGCGGCTCTACTCGGTATCGCGCCCAGCGGAAACGATGAGGAACTGGTGGACGGATGCCCGATTAAAAGCAGATTCAAACCGCTAGTATCGCTGGCTAAGAGACCGGAGGTACGTCACAGTAGTCACAACGCCAGATGTCCGGCTGCCCTCAAGGCTACCGTGGACTTCTCTCTTGGCATGATGAATGCCACTACTATCGCCACGGCCTCGACCTTAGACGAGCGGGCGAGAAGATTCAAGAGGAGTGAACCGCC CAGATTCCCGCAGACGCCGCGAGCTTTACCAAAAAAGTTGGCACCGATCGAGGGCATGATGAATATGCTGCCGAGGCTCCGCGG CGAACAACCAATTCCTTTCGGGAACATCATGTTTGACCGTCGCGTGGCTCGCGGTAGTACATGCGCTCCCGTTCCTGCTCTA ATCGATGGGGAACAATCGATAGCAGCAAGGCAAGCGGAAGCGAGACGAAGACACTTGGCGAGGAAACGTGCTCAGATACAAGCTTGCAGAGCGCTTGTCGCGAGGACGGGTTCACCTCCTCCGGTTCCTGGGAGAAAACACGAACCAGTGCAAACGGAAATCTTTCTCGAAGag ttgGCTGAAAAGCCGGATGAATCCGAAGTAGCCACACAAACCGATTACTTTTTGGAAAAACCGGAACCACCAAGTTATTATCCCAGCAAGATTGGTCAAGACGCTTGCACTCAAATCGAACCAGGAGAG CTCTTTGATTATGACACTGAAGTTCAACCGATTCTCGAGGTGTTGGTAGGCAAGACTATCGAGCAAGCTCTAATCGAAGTTTTAGAAGAAGAGGAAATCGCTACTCTTAAGGAACAGCAGAGAAGGTTCCACGAACTACACGCTGCTGAGAAAGCTGAAGAACAACGATTGGCGGAAGAGGAGAGGAGACGTAGAGAGGAAAAG GATCGACGCCTGAAACaacaagaagaaaatataaagacgCAGCAGGAAACCGAGGAACGAGTCGCGGCGGCGGTATTGTTAACGGGATACATTGCTGAACTTTTACCCGCAGTTCTGGAAGGCCTGAAAATGTCTGGCTACTTATTGGACGAAATCAAGGCCGGTTCGTGA
- the Rsph3 gene encoding radial spoke head protein 3 homolog isoform X1: protein MPAGISALAPSTDAESFEHEAKNPPAFTILQKDGLDSSLPLLHINEDDGMNAPRFTNLNNMKNAMKNDLYNCRRISKSNEHLVLANLQSNQTNPLKKKQQSKSQDNLNEERPPIIKPNVILSTEDFNEVLNAKLKKIQEQTEAEQGRRSPKKSISPQKKPFITTVRTGEFLMPPPEVAALLGIAPSGNDEELVDGCPIKSRFKPLVSLAKRPEVRHSSHNARCPAALKATVDFSLGMMNATTIATASTLDERARRFKRSEPPRFPQTPRALPKKLAPIEGMMNMLPRLRGEQPIPFGNIMFDRRVARGSTCAPVPALIDGEQSIAARQAEARRRHLARKRAQIQACRALVARTGSPPPVPGRKHEPVQTEIFLEELAEKPDESEVATQTDYFLEKPEPPSYYPSKIGQDACTQIEPGELFDYDTEVQPILEVLVGKTIEQALIEVLEEEEIATLKEQQRRFHELHAAEKAEEQRLAEEERRRREEKDRRLKQQEENIKTQQETEERVAAAVLLTGYIAELLPAVLEGLKMSGYLLDEIKADVEEGFMPWLMKEVKKEMGNMIESREMLMEIIREILENRAQTYRQLGEEYDISKEKKVMDNLEKGGTDSNFVNYETPMMENHNVI from the exons ATGCCAGCCGGTATTTCGGCTCTGGCGCCGTCGACGGACGCGGAATCTTTCGAACATGAGGCAAAGAATCCGCCAGCCTTTACGATCCTACAGAAGGATGGCCTGGACTCGAGTTTGCCGCTTTTACATATCAACGAGGATGACGGAATGAACGCGCCGCGCTTTACCAATCTCAACAACATGAAAAATGCAATGAAGAATGATCTCTACAACTGTAGACGTATCAGCAAATCCAACGAACATCTGGTTCTGGCTAATCTACAATCAAACCAAACCAATCCTCTGAAAAAGAAGCAGCAAAGCAAAAGTCAAGATAACTTAAACGAGGAAAGACCGCCTATAATTAAGCCTAACGTCATCCTATCCACGGAAGATTTCAATGAGGTGCTTaacgcaaaattaaaaaaaatacaggaGCAAACCGAGGCAGAGCAAGGTCGCAGATCGCCCAAGAAATCTATCTCGCCCCAGAAAAAGCCATTCATCACGACCGTAAGGACGGGAGAATTTCTAATGCCTCCGCCGGAAGTGGCGGCTCTACTCGGTATCGCGCCCAGCGGAAACGATGAGGAACTGGTGGACGGATGCCCGATTAAAAGCAGATTCAAACCGCTAGTATCGCTGGCTAAGAGACCGGAGGTACGTCACAGTAGTCACAACGCCAGATGTCCGGCTGCCCTCAAGGCTACCGTGGACTTCTCTCTTGGCATGATGAATGCCACTACTATCGCCACGGCCTCGACCTTAGACGAGCGGGCGAGAAGATTCAAGAGGAGTGAACCGCC CAGATTCCCGCAGACGCCGCGAGCTTTACCAAAAAAGTTGGCACCGATCGAGGGCATGATGAATATGCTGCCGAGGCTCCGCGG CGAACAACCAATTCCTTTCGGGAACATCATGTTTGACCGTCGCGTGGCTCGCGGTAGTACATGCGCTCCCGTTCCTGCTCTA ATCGATGGGGAACAATCGATAGCAGCAAGGCAAGCGGAAGCGAGACGAAGACACTTGGCGAGGAAACGTGCTCAGATACAAGCTTGCAGAGCGCTTGTCGCGAGGACGGGTTCACCTCCTCCGGTTCCTGGGAGAAAACACGAACCAGTGCAAACGGAAATCTTTCTCGAAGag ttgGCTGAAAAGCCGGATGAATCCGAAGTAGCCACACAAACCGATTACTTTTTGGAAAAACCGGAACCACCAAGTTATTATCCCAGCAAGATTGGTCAAGACGCTTGCACTCAAATCGAACCAGGAGAG CTCTTTGATTATGACACTGAAGTTCAACCGATTCTCGAGGTGTTGGTAGGCAAGACTATCGAGCAAGCTCTAATCGAAGTTTTAGAAGAAGAGGAAATCGCTACTCTTAAGGAACAGCAGAGAAGGTTCCACGAACTACACGCTGCTGAGAAAGCTGAAGAACAACGATTGGCGGAAGAGGAGAGGAGACGTAGAGAGGAAAAG GATCGACGCCTGAAACaacaagaagaaaatataaagacgCAGCAGGAAACCGAGGAACGAGTCGCGGCGGCGGTATTGTTAACGGGATACATTGCTGAACTTTTACCCGCAGTTCTGGAAGGCCTGAAAATGTCTGGCTACTTATTGGACGAAATCAAGGCCG ATGTCGAAGAAGGTTTCATGCCGTGGTTGATGAAAGAAGTTAAAAAGGAGATGGGTAACATGATCGAGAGCAGAGAAATGTTAATGG aaattattagagaaattttGGAAAACCGCGCGCAGACGTACAGACAACTCGGCGAAGAATatgatatttcaaaagaaaagaaagtgaTGGATAATTTGGAAAAAGGTGGAACTGATAGCAATTTCGTGAATTACGAAACGCCTATGATGGAAAATCATAACGTGATTTAA
- the Rsph3 gene encoding radial spoke head protein 3 homolog isoform X2 has translation MPAGISALAPSTDAESFEHEAKNPPAFTILQKDGLDSSLPLLHINEDDGMNAPRFTNLNNMKNAMKNDLYNCRRISKSNEHLVLANLQSNQTNPLKKKQQSKSQDNLNEERPPIIKPNVILSTEDFNEVLNAKLKKIQEQTEAEQGRRSPKKSISPQKKPFITTVRTGEFLMPPPEVAALLGIAPSGNDEELVDGCPIKSRFKPLVSLAKRPEVRHSSHNARCPAALKATVDFSLGMMNATTIATASTLDERARRFKRSEPPFPQTPRALPKKLAPIEGMMNMLPRLRGEQPIPFGNIMFDRRVARGSTCAPVPALIDGEQSIAARQAEARRRHLARKRAQIQACRALVARTGSPPPVPGRKHEPVQTEIFLEELAEKPDESEVATQTDYFLEKPEPPSYYPSKIGQDACTQIEPGELFDYDTEVQPILEVLVGKTIEQALIEVLEEEEIATLKEQQRRFHELHAAEKAEEQRLAEEERRRREEKDRRLKQQEENIKTQQETEERVAAAVLLTGYIAELLPAVLEGLKMSGYLLDEIKADVEEGFMPWLMKEVKKEMGNMIESREMLMEIIREILENRAQTYRQLGEEYDISKEKKVMDNLEKGGTDSNFVNYETPMMENHNVI, from the exons ATGCCAGCCGGTATTTCGGCTCTGGCGCCGTCGACGGACGCGGAATCTTTCGAACATGAGGCAAAGAATCCGCCAGCCTTTACGATCCTACAGAAGGATGGCCTGGACTCGAGTTTGCCGCTTTTACATATCAACGAGGATGACGGAATGAACGCGCCGCGCTTTACCAATCTCAACAACATGAAAAATGCAATGAAGAATGATCTCTACAACTGTAGACGTATCAGCAAATCCAACGAACATCTGGTTCTGGCTAATCTACAATCAAACCAAACCAATCCTCTGAAAAAGAAGCAGCAAAGCAAAAGTCAAGATAACTTAAACGAGGAAAGACCGCCTATAATTAAGCCTAACGTCATCCTATCCACGGAAGATTTCAATGAGGTGCTTaacgcaaaattaaaaaaaatacaggaGCAAACCGAGGCAGAGCAAGGTCGCAGATCGCCCAAGAAATCTATCTCGCCCCAGAAAAAGCCATTCATCACGACCGTAAGGACGGGAGAATTTCTAATGCCTCCGCCGGAAGTGGCGGCTCTACTCGGTATCGCGCCCAGCGGAAACGATGAGGAACTGGTGGACGGATGCCCGATTAAAAGCAGATTCAAACCGCTAGTATCGCTGGCTAAGAGACCGGAGGTACGTCACAGTAGTCACAACGCCAGATGTCCGGCTGCCCTCAAGGCTACCGTGGACTTCTCTCTTGGCATGATGAATGCCACTACTATCGCCACGGCCTCGACCTTAGACGAGCGGGCGAGAAGATTCAAGAGGAGTGAACCGCC ATTCCCGCAGACGCCGCGAGCTTTACCAAAAAAGTTGGCACCGATCGAGGGCATGATGAATATGCTGCCGAGGCTCCGCGG CGAACAACCAATTCCTTTCGGGAACATCATGTTTGACCGTCGCGTGGCTCGCGGTAGTACATGCGCTCCCGTTCCTGCTCTA ATCGATGGGGAACAATCGATAGCAGCAAGGCAAGCGGAAGCGAGACGAAGACACTTGGCGAGGAAACGTGCTCAGATACAAGCTTGCAGAGCGCTTGTCGCGAGGACGGGTTCACCTCCTCCGGTTCCTGGGAGAAAACACGAACCAGTGCAAACGGAAATCTTTCTCGAAGag ttgGCTGAAAAGCCGGATGAATCCGAAGTAGCCACACAAACCGATTACTTTTTGGAAAAACCGGAACCACCAAGTTATTATCCCAGCAAGATTGGTCAAGACGCTTGCACTCAAATCGAACCAGGAGAG CTCTTTGATTATGACACTGAAGTTCAACCGATTCTCGAGGTGTTGGTAGGCAAGACTATCGAGCAAGCTCTAATCGAAGTTTTAGAAGAAGAGGAAATCGCTACTCTTAAGGAACAGCAGAGAAGGTTCCACGAACTACACGCTGCTGAGAAAGCTGAAGAACAACGATTGGCGGAAGAGGAGAGGAGACGTAGAGAGGAAAAG GATCGACGCCTGAAACaacaagaagaaaatataaagacgCAGCAGGAAACCGAGGAACGAGTCGCGGCGGCGGTATTGTTAACGGGATACATTGCTGAACTTTTACCCGCAGTTCTGGAAGGCCTGAAAATGTCTGGCTACTTATTGGACGAAATCAAGGCCG ATGTCGAAGAAGGTTTCATGCCGTGGTTGATGAAAGAAGTTAAAAAGGAGATGGGTAACATGATCGAGAGCAGAGAAATGTTAATGG aaattattagagaaattttGGAAAACCGCGCGCAGACGTACAGACAACTCGGCGAAGAATatgatatttcaaaagaaaagaaagtgaTGGATAATTTGGAAAAAGGTGGAACTGATAGCAATTTCGTGAATTACGAAACGCCTATGATGGAAAATCATAACGTGATTTAA
- the Rsph3 gene encoding radial spoke head protein 3 homolog B isoform X3, with protein sequence MPAGISALAPSTDAESFEHEAKNPPAFTILQKDGLDSSLPLLHINEDDGMNAPRFTNLNNMKNAMKNDLYNCRRISKSNEHLVLANLQSNQTNPLKKKQQSKSQDNLNEERPPIIKPNVILSTEDFNEVLNAKLKKIQEQTEAEQGRRSPKKSISPQKKPFITTVRTGEFLMPPPEVAALLGIAPSGNDEELVDGCPIKSRFKPLVSLAKRPEVRHSSHNARCPAALKATVDFSLGMMNATTIATASTLDERARRFKRSEPPEQPIPFGNIMFDRRVARGSTCAPVPALIDGEQSIAARQAEARRRHLARKRAQIQACRALVARTGSPPPVPGRKHEPVQTEIFLEELAEKPDESEVATQTDYFLEKPEPPSYYPSKIGQDACTQIEPGELFDYDTEVQPILEVLVGKTIEQALIEVLEEEEIATLKEQQRRFHELHAAEKAEEQRLAEEERRRREEKDRRLKQQEENIKTQQETEERVAAAVLLTGYIAELLPAVLEGLKMSGYLLDEIKADVEEGFMPWLMKEVKKEMGNMIESREMLMEIIREILENRAQTYRQLGEEYDISKEKKVMDNLEKGGTDSNFVNYETPMMENHNVI encoded by the exons ATGCCAGCCGGTATTTCGGCTCTGGCGCCGTCGACGGACGCGGAATCTTTCGAACATGAGGCAAAGAATCCGCCAGCCTTTACGATCCTACAGAAGGATGGCCTGGACTCGAGTTTGCCGCTTTTACATATCAACGAGGATGACGGAATGAACGCGCCGCGCTTTACCAATCTCAACAACATGAAAAATGCAATGAAGAATGATCTCTACAACTGTAGACGTATCAGCAAATCCAACGAACATCTGGTTCTGGCTAATCTACAATCAAACCAAACCAATCCTCTGAAAAAGAAGCAGCAAAGCAAAAGTCAAGATAACTTAAACGAGGAAAGACCGCCTATAATTAAGCCTAACGTCATCCTATCCACGGAAGATTTCAATGAGGTGCTTaacgcaaaattaaaaaaaatacaggaGCAAACCGAGGCAGAGCAAGGTCGCAGATCGCCCAAGAAATCTATCTCGCCCCAGAAAAAGCCATTCATCACGACCGTAAGGACGGGAGAATTTCTAATGCCTCCGCCGGAAGTGGCGGCTCTACTCGGTATCGCGCCCAGCGGAAACGATGAGGAACTGGTGGACGGATGCCCGATTAAAAGCAGATTCAAACCGCTAGTATCGCTGGCTAAGAGACCGGAGGTACGTCACAGTAGTCACAACGCCAGATGTCCGGCTGCCCTCAAGGCTACCGTGGACTTCTCTCTTGGCATGATGAATGCCACTACTATCGCCACGGCCTCGACCTTAGACGAGCGGGCGAGAAGATTCAAGAGGAGTGAACCGCC CGAACAACCAATTCCTTTCGGGAACATCATGTTTGACCGTCGCGTGGCTCGCGGTAGTACATGCGCTCCCGTTCCTGCTCTA ATCGATGGGGAACAATCGATAGCAGCAAGGCAAGCGGAAGCGAGACGAAGACACTTGGCGAGGAAACGTGCTCAGATACAAGCTTGCAGAGCGCTTGTCGCGAGGACGGGTTCACCTCCTCCGGTTCCTGGGAGAAAACACGAACCAGTGCAAACGGAAATCTTTCTCGAAGag ttgGCTGAAAAGCCGGATGAATCCGAAGTAGCCACACAAACCGATTACTTTTTGGAAAAACCGGAACCACCAAGTTATTATCCCAGCAAGATTGGTCAAGACGCTTGCACTCAAATCGAACCAGGAGAG CTCTTTGATTATGACACTGAAGTTCAACCGATTCTCGAGGTGTTGGTAGGCAAGACTATCGAGCAAGCTCTAATCGAAGTTTTAGAAGAAGAGGAAATCGCTACTCTTAAGGAACAGCAGAGAAGGTTCCACGAACTACACGCTGCTGAGAAAGCTGAAGAACAACGATTGGCGGAAGAGGAGAGGAGACGTAGAGAGGAAAAG GATCGACGCCTGAAACaacaagaagaaaatataaagacgCAGCAGGAAACCGAGGAACGAGTCGCGGCGGCGGTATTGTTAACGGGATACATTGCTGAACTTTTACCCGCAGTTCTGGAAGGCCTGAAAATGTCTGGCTACTTATTGGACGAAATCAAGGCCG ATGTCGAAGAAGGTTTCATGCCGTGGTTGATGAAAGAAGTTAAAAAGGAGATGGGTAACATGATCGAGAGCAGAGAAATGTTAATGG aaattattagagaaattttGGAAAACCGCGCGCAGACGTACAGACAACTCGGCGAAGAATatgatatttcaaaagaaaagaaagtgaTGGATAATTTGGAAAAAGGTGGAACTGATAGCAATTTCGTGAATTACGAAACGCCTATGATGGAAAATCATAACGTGATTTAA